The following proteins are encoded in a genomic region of Nocardioides sp. cx-173:
- a CDS encoding CoA-transferase subunit beta yields the protein MSTSDPGATRADVCAVAIADAFKDDGEIFGSPMGLLPMLGARLARLTSNPDLVISDGESLFLAGTPPLFATGDVVEGWIPFRKVFDVVAYGKRHVMMGATQVDRHGNQNISAIGDFSQPKRQLLGSRGAPGNTVNNRTSYWVPKHSPRVFVERVDIVSGVGPALAKRTGPAAARFNDIHRIVSNLAVFDVRGEGDTVRLLSVHPGVTVDEVRQATGFHLDAVDDVPVTRSPTTEELVLIREVLDPTSLRHREVPVA from the coding sequence ATGAGCACGAGCGACCCGGGCGCGACCCGCGCGGACGTCTGCGCCGTCGCCATCGCCGACGCCTTCAAGGACGACGGTGAGATCTTCGGCAGCCCGATGGGCCTGCTGCCGATGCTGGGCGCGCGCCTGGCCCGCCTCACCTCCAACCCCGACCTGGTGATCTCCGACGGGGAGTCGCTGTTCCTGGCCGGCACTCCCCCGCTGTTCGCCACGGGCGACGTGGTCGAGGGCTGGATCCCGTTCCGCAAGGTCTTCGACGTCGTCGCCTACGGCAAGCGGCACGTGATGATGGGCGCGACCCAGGTCGACCGGCACGGGAACCAGAACATCTCGGCCATCGGCGACTTCTCCCAGCCCAAGCGCCAGCTCCTCGGGTCGCGCGGCGCCCCGGGCAACACCGTCAACAACCGCACCTCCTACTGGGTGCCGAAGCACTCGCCCCGCGTGTTCGTCGAGCGGGTCGACATCGTCTCGGGCGTCGGACCGGCGCTCGCCAAGAGGACCGGGCCCGCGGCCGCGCGCTTCAACGACATCCACCGCATCGTCAGCAACCTGGCGGTGTTCGACGTCCGGGGCGAGGGCGACACCGTGCGCCTGCTCAGCGTGCATCCGGGCGTGACGGTGGACGAGGTGCGACAGGCGACGGGGTTCCACCTGGACGCCGTCGACGACGTGCCCGTCACCCGGTCGCCCACCACCGAGGAGCTCGTCCTCATCCGTGAGGTGCTCGACCCCACGTCGCTGCGGCACCGCGAGGTGCCTGTCGCATGA
- a CDS encoding CoA transferase subunit A, with protein MTAAPRDKRMSIGEVVAELEDGMTIGIGGWGSRRKPMALVRAILRSELRDLTLVSWGGADVGLLVRAGKVRRLVYAFVSLDSVPLEPNFQRARQDGTIPEVVELDEGMFQTGLRAAAQRLPFLPMRAGLGSDVLVNNAWIKTVHSPYDDGEELVAVAALRLDVALVHLNRADRHGNATYLGPDPYFDDLFCMAADRAYVSVEQVVDTAGLTVNTPVQRLLLSRMMVSGVVEAPNGAHFTTCAPDYERDERFQKAYAAAAGGSEEDWSVFEERFLSGDESDYQAAVRAFGEEQA; from the coding sequence GTGACAGCGGCGCCCCGCGACAAGCGCATGAGCATCGGCGAGGTCGTCGCCGAGCTCGAGGACGGGATGACGATCGGCATCGGCGGGTGGGGGTCGCGCCGCAAGCCGATGGCGCTGGTGCGAGCGATCCTGCGCTCCGAGCTGCGCGACCTCACCCTCGTCAGCTGGGGTGGCGCGGACGTCGGTCTCCTCGTGCGGGCCGGCAAGGTACGCCGACTGGTCTATGCGTTCGTGTCCCTCGACTCGGTCCCCCTCGAGCCGAACTTCCAGCGCGCCCGCCAGGACGGCACGATCCCCGAGGTCGTCGAGCTCGACGAGGGCATGTTCCAGACCGGGCTGCGCGCGGCCGCGCAGCGGCTGCCCTTCCTGCCGATGCGAGCGGGTCTGGGCTCCGACGTGCTGGTCAACAACGCCTGGATCAAGACCGTCCACAGCCCCTACGACGACGGCGAGGAGCTCGTCGCCGTAGCGGCGCTGCGCCTCGACGTGGCGCTGGTGCACCTCAACCGCGCCGACCGGCATGGAAACGCCACCTACCTCGGCCCGGACCCCTACTTCGACGACCTGTTCTGCATGGCCGCCGACCGGGCCTACGTCAGCGTCGAGCAGGTCGTCGACACGGCCGGCCTCACCGTCAACACGCCCGTCCAGAGGCTGCTGTTGAGCCGAATGATGGTCAGCGGCGTGGTCGAGGCTCCGAACGGCGCGCACTTCACCACGTGCGCGCCCGACTATGAGCGCGACGAGCGCTTCCAGAAGGCGTACGCCGCAGCGGCCGGCGGGTCCGAGGAGGACTGGTCGGTGTTCGAGGAGCGCTTCCTCTCCGGCGACGAGTCCGACTACCAGGCCGCGGTGCGGGCGTTCGGCGAGGAGCAGGCATGA
- a CDS encoding enoyl-CoA hydratase family protein → MTIASELRDDHVRVVTMSHPPVNALPVQGWFDLAAALDEASRDRDTHVVVLRAEGRGFNAGVDIKEMQRSSGFDLLLGANKGCFAAFKAVYECAVPVVAAVHGFCLGGGVGLVGNADCVVASDDAYFGVPEVDQGALGAATHLARLVPQHLMRTLYFTARTITAAELVPHGSVLEVVPRDRLDDAALAVAGEIAAKDARVIRAAKEALNGIDPIDVNKSYRFEQGFTMELNLAGVADELRDAFAGTDKAGRT, encoded by the coding sequence ATGACCATCGCCTCGGAGCTGCGCGACGACCACGTCCGCGTCGTCACAATGAGCCATCCGCCCGTCAACGCGCTGCCCGTCCAGGGCTGGTTCGACCTCGCCGCCGCGCTCGACGAGGCCAGCCGCGACCGCGACACCCACGTCGTGGTGCTCCGCGCCGAGGGCCGCGGCTTCAACGCCGGGGTCGACATCAAGGAGATGCAGCGCAGCTCCGGCTTCGACCTGCTGCTCGGCGCCAACAAGGGCTGCTTCGCGGCGTTCAAGGCCGTCTACGAGTGCGCGGTGCCGGTCGTCGCGGCGGTCCACGGCTTCTGCCTCGGGGGCGGGGTCGGCCTGGTCGGCAACGCCGACTGCGTGGTCGCCAGCGACGACGCCTACTTCGGGGTTCCCGAGGTCGACCAGGGGGCGCTCGGGGCCGCCACCCACCTGGCTCGGCTGGTGCCACAGCACCTCATGCGGACCCTGTACTTCACCGCCCGCACGATCACGGCCGCCGAACTCGTCCCGCACGGCAGCGTCCTCGAGGTGGTCCCCCGAGACCGCCTGGACGACGCCGCGCTCGCGGTCGCCGGCGAGATCGCCGCCAAGGACGCCCGGGTCATCCGCGCCGCCAAGGAGGCGCTCAACGGCATCGACCCGATCGACGTCAACAAGAGCTACCGCTTCGAGCAGGGCTTCACGATGGAGCTCAACCTCGCCGGCGTGGCCGACGAGCTTCGCGACGCCTTCGCCGGCACCGACAAGGCGGGCAGGACGTGA